The Dermacentor albipictus isolate Rhodes 1998 colony chromosome 2, USDA_Dalb.pri_finalv2, whole genome shotgun sequence genome has a segment encoding these proteins:
- the Rpt1 gene encoding 26S proteasome regulatory subunit 7: MPDYLGDDMRKAKKDDKEEKEQEIKVLDEGDIALLKTYGAGQYSKAIKQVEEDIQSILKRVNELTGIKESDTGLAPPALWDLAADKQTLQNEQPLQVARCTKIINADSEDPKYIINVKQFAKFVVDLADSVAPTDIEEGMRVGVDRNKYQIHIPLPPKIDPTVTMMQVEEKPDVTYADVGGCKEQIEKLREVVEMPLLHPERFVNLGIEPPKGVLLFGPPGTGKTLCARAVANRTDACFIRVIGSELVQKYVGEGARMVRELFELARSKKACLIFFDEIDAIGGARFDDGAGGDNEVQRTMLELINQLDGFDPRGNIKVLMATNRPDILDPALMRPGRLDRKVEFGLPDLEGRTHIFKIHARSMSVERDIRFELLARLCPNSTGAEIRSVCTEAGMFAIRARRKIATEKDFLEAINKVIKSYAKFSATPRYMTYN, encoded by the exons ATGCCTGATTATTTAGGTGACGACATGCGTAAGGCCAAGAAAGATGACAAGgaggagaaagaacaagaaataaaAG TTCTTGACGAAGGAGACATCGCTCTGCTGAAGACTTAC GGAGCCGGGCAGTACAGCAAGGCGATCAAGCAAGTGGAAGAAGATATTCAGTCGATCTTGAAGCGCGTGAATGAACTTACAG GTATCAAGGAGTCCGACACAGGATTGGCCCCTCCGGCGCTGTGGGATTTGGCAGCAGACAAGCAGACCCTTCAGAACGAGCAACCGCTACAG GTTGCCCGTTGCACAAAAATCATAAATGCTGACAGTGAGGACCCAAAGTACATAATCAATGTCAAGCAGTTTGCCAAGTTTGTTGTTGATTTGGCCGATTCTGTGGCACCAACCGACATTGAAGAAGGAATGAGAGTTGG TGTGGACCGAAATAAGTACCAGATTCACATCCCACTGCCACCCAAAATCGACCCTACAGTCACCATGATGCAAGTGGAGGAAAAGCCTGATGTGACATATGCAGACGTTGGTGGATGTAAAGAGCAGATTGAGAAGCTGAGAGAGGTTGTTGAGATGCCACTGTTGCAT CCTGAGCGTTTTGTCAACCTAGGCATTGAGCCACCCAAGGGTGTGCTGCTGTTCGGACCCCCTGGAACAGGGAAGACCTTGTGTGCCCGAGCTGTTGCCAACAGAACAGATGCCTGCTTTATCAGGGTTATTGGTTCAGAACTTGTGCAGAAGTATGTCGGAGAG GGTGCGCGTATGGTGCGAGAGCTGTTTGAGTTGGCTCGCAGCAAAAAGGCTTGCCTGATATTTTTTGATGAGATTGATGCAATCGGAG GTGCCCGTTTTGATGATGGCGCTGGTGGTGACAATGAGGTGCAACGAACCATGCTTGAGCTCATCAACCAGCTAGATGGTTTTGACCCCCGTGGAAACATCAAGGTCCTCATGGCAACCAACAGGCCAGACATCCTAGACCCTGCCTTGATGAGACCTGGACGACTTGACCGCAAAGTTGAATTCGGACTTCCCGACTTGGAG GGAAGAACGCATATCTTCAAGATCCATGCCCGCTCCATGAGTGTGGAGAGAGACATTCGTTTCGAGTTGCTGGCTCGTCTTTGTCCCAACAGCACGG GTGCTGAGATCCGCAGTGTCTGCACCGAGGCAGGTATGTTTGCCATCCGAGCAAGAAGGAAAATTGCCACTGAGAAGGACTTTCTGGAAGCCATCAACAAAGTTATCAAGTCGTACGCCAAGTTCAGTGCAACGCCTCGCTACATGACCTACAACTGA
- the LOC135904520 gene encoding uncharacterized protein produces the protein MAGSSRAVITADSGRGTSFLDGLKDYRIVLPPLPTGEGLKTMVVLHCDTAGRPYRIEDFRQPMTEAGVIEQVGGIGAYQMSHVWLVNFRSEEAKKKLLDIGHIVVKGKTCVVFDPERQEVRLKVHWCAFNVSNETLRRAFAEYGEVKEVSSDRWKTGGFVNADSTTRVVRLVLREGASLERIPHQLRIGNGTVLVVVPGRAPICLRCRNTGHIRRDCKVPKCSECHAFGHEEAECTKSYARAATRGTFGDNSELHMDEDEAEQAASNPVVESQ, from the coding sequence ATGGCTGGCTCTTCGCGAGCTGTGATAACGGCCGATTCTGGCCGCGGAACATCGTTTTTGGACGGCCTGAAAGATTACAGGATTgtactgccgccgctgccaaccGGAGAAGGACTGAAAACAATGGTTGTTCTTCACTGCGACACCGCTGGAAGGCCTTACAGGATAGAAGATTTCCGCCAGCCGATGACAGAAGCcggcgtcattgaacaggtgggCGGTATCGGAGCGTACCAGATGTCGCACGTCTGGTTAGTCAACTTCCGTAGTGAAGAAGCCAAGAAAAAGTTGCTCGACATAGGGCATATTGTTGTTAAAGGGAAGACTTGCGTTGTCTTTGACCCTGAAAGGCAGGAAGTGCGGCTGAAGGTGCATTGGTGTGCCTTCAACGTCAGCAACGAAACTCTGAGGCGGGCGTTCGCCGAGTACGGCGAAGTGAAAGAAGTTTCGAGCGATAGATGGAAGACCGGCGGGTTTGTAAACGCCGACTCGACTACTCGTGTTGTGCGGCTGGTTCTTCGAGAAGGTGCAAGCCTCGAGCGCATACCCCATCAGCTGCGTATCGGGAACGGGACAGTATTAGTCGTCGTGCCCGGGCGTGCGCCGATATGTCTCCGCTGCCGCAACACAGGCCACATTAGGCGGGACTGCAAGGTGCCCAAGTGCAGCGAGTGCCACGCCTTCGGGCATGAAGAGGCTGAATGCACGAAGTCATACGCCCGCGCCGCGACTCGAGGAACATTCGGCGATAATAGTGAGCTGCACATGGACGAGGATGAAGCTGAGCAAGCTGCCTCCAACCCAGTGGTCGAGAGCCAATAG